In the genome of Caballeronia sp. NK8, the window AATCGCCCGCTTGTTCCACACGGGAAAAAGCGGGCGATATTCATGCGTTCATCGAGACCTTACTTCGCGGTGGGCATCGCGAATTCGGCGCCCTTCTCCGTGCTCTCGGGCCAGCGCTGCATGATCGACTTCTGCTTCGTGTAGAAGCGCACGCCTTCCTCGCCATACGCGTGCATGTCGCCGAACAGGCTGCGCTTCCAGCCGCCGAAACCGTGCCATGCCATCGGCACCGGAATCGGCACATTGATGCCGACCATGCCCACTTCGATACGTCGGCCGAACTCGCGCGCGATATGGCCATCGCGCGTATAGCAGGCGACGCCGTTGCCGAACTCATGTTCGTTGACGAGTTCCACCGCTTCGCTGAAGTCCTTCGCGCGCACGCACGCGAGCACCGGACCGAAGATCTCTTCCTTGTAGATACGCATGTCCGGCGTGACGTGATCGAACAGCGTGCCGCCCGTGAAGAAGCCGTCTTCATGGCCCGGCACCTTGTAGCCGCGGCCATCGACGACGAGCGTCGCGCCTTCGTCGACGCCCATCGCGATGTAGCCTTCAATGCGCTCCAGCGCGGCGCGCGTGACGATCGGGCCCATTTCCGCGTCGGCTTCCATGCCGTTGCTGATCTTGAGCTGCTTCGCGCGCTCGGCAAGACGCGGCACGATCTTGTCGGCGACATCGCCCACCAGCACCGCGACCGAGATCGCCATGCAGCGCTCGCCCGCCGAGCCGTAACCCGCGCCGATCAATGCATCGACGGCCTGATCGATATCCGCATCGGGCATCACGACCATGTGATTCTTCGCGCCGCCGAGCGCCTGCACGCGCTTGCCGTGCTTCGCGCCGGTTTCGTAGATGTAGTTCGCGATCGGCGTCGAGCCGACGAAGCTGATTGCCCTGACTTGCGGATGCGTGAGCAATGCATCGACGACGACCTTGTCGCCCTGCACGACGTTGAAGATGCCGTCCGGCAGACCGGCCTGCTTGAGCAGATCGGCCATGAACAGCGACGCGGAGGGATCGCGCTCGCTCGGCTTCAGGATGAACGCGTTGCCCGCCGCGATCGCGACGGGGAACATCCAGCACGGCACCATGCACGGGAAGTTGAACGGCGTGATGCCCGCGACGACGCCGAGCGGCTGGCGCATCGTCCAGTTGTCGATGCCGGTCGAGACCTGCTCGGTGTAATCGCCCTTCAGCAGTTGCGGAATGCCGCACGCGAATTCGATCACGTCGATGCCGCGTGACACTTCGCCCTGCGCGTCCGAAAACACCTTGCCGTGTTCCGCCGTGATGATCGCGGCGAGTTCGTCGCGATGCTTGTTCATCAGTTCGAGAAACTTGAGCATGACGCGCGCGCGGCGGATCGGCGGCATGTCGCGCCACGCCGGGAACGCGGCTTTCGCGCTCGCAACGGCTGCGTCGACATCGGCGGCTTCGCCCAGCACGAGCTTGCGCGGACGCTCGCCCGTGGCGGGATTGAACACCGGCTGCGTGCGCGTGGCCGAGCCATGTGTGCGCTCGCCGTGAATGTAATGGACCACGTCGGCGGTATCGTTGAACGCTTGCATCTCGTCTCCTCGAAGGAATTGGTTTGGCGATGGACACAGTGTAGGAAGCGTTGCGCCCCGTGCAAAGACGCTATGATTGAACTCATTGTTTATATCGGCAAACAATCCGCTGATGGACGAGCAAAAGATCGAAGGTCTCTGGACGCATTTGCACTGGCTCACCGTGCTCGCGGAACAGGGCAGCTATACGGCGGCGGCCGCGCGCCTGAACGTGTCGAAGGCCGCGATGAGCCAGCGTATCGCGGAGCTGGAGCGCGCGGCGGGCGTGCCGCTCGTCACGCGCACGACACGCAGCGTGCGCTTCACGGAAGCGGGGCGCAGGCTCGTCGACGATACGCGCGAGCAGTACGAGCGCATCGCGTCGAGCTTTCTGAGCGTGAAGGAAATGGCGGGCGTCGCGCGCGGCCTGATCCGCGTGACCTCGCCGATGGCGTTTTCGCGGCAACAAATGGTGCCGCGCATGGCGGGATTTCTGCACGCCCATCCGGATGTGCGGGTGCAACTGGAGGCATCGGACCGCCTGAGTTCGATTGCGACCGAAGGCTTCGATCTCGCGGTGCGGCACAGCGCGCAGGTGCCGGATACGCATGTCGCGTGGAAGCTGTGCGATACGCATTCGGTGATCGTCGCGACGCGCGCGTATTTGAAGCGGCGCGGCACGCCCGCGACCCCGACCGATCTCGCCACCCACGACTGCCTCGTCTATCCCCGTCCGCAGGCGTCGAGCATCTGGTCGTTCGAGAGAAAAGGCGGGCGCAAGAGTTCGACCGGGCCTTATACGCTGGCCGTGAACGGGCCTTTTGCGGCGAACAATAGCGAGGTGTTGCGCGATGCCGCGCTCGACGATCTCGGCATTGCGCTATTGCCGGATTTCACCGCGCAGGCAGCGGTGCAGGCGGGAAAGCTCGTCGTGCTGTTGCCGGACTGGCGTCCGGTCGGCGCGTTCGCAGATCAGTTGTTCGTCGTGCGGCCTTATGCGCCGCATGTGCCGCGCGCGGTCGCGCTTTTCATCGGATATTTGCGTGAGGCGTTCGCGGGCGGATTTCCGCTTTAGATTCGAAGTTGTGTAAACGACAAAACGCGCCCGCTGTTACACGGGCGCGTTTCGTTAGACCCCTTGATGCTTAATGATGCGCGAACGTCGGGAACACGTCGCTTTGAACCGCATTGACGCGAGCGCCTGATTGCGCAGAGCCATCCGTCACGCCACCGAACGCGCTTTGCGCCGTGCCGTTTTGCGCTGCGATACGTGCTTCAGCGGCTTGAATGTCAGCGGGATACTTCGAATCGCTGATCACGCCCGGGTTATAGCCGGCCTTTTCGAGTTGAACGATCTGTTGGCGAACTTCAGCGCGGGTCAAAGGCTGATTCGATTGCGCGAACGATGCGACCGGAGCGGCAAAAGCCAGAGCGACCGCTGCAATACCGATGAACTTGTTCATGATTGACCTCCGTACATAAGTTATTAGGTTGCCGCTCACGTTGCTGTGTTTGCTCGTTTGCGACCGTTGAAGAGAGTTTAGGGATCGCACGCCCTAGGGTAAATACTTAAAGAACGAAATCACTTTTGGCGAAATTCGTACTAATCCCGGCACGAACGGCGGTGCGCCAATGCCGTGTTAATCGCCTATAAAGAAAAGCAGCAGTACTGGCGCATTACTTCGATAGCACGAACGATCGTTTATTCAGGGGAATGACCTTGAACCGAATCCTGGTGATCGGCGCTGGCTTCGCCGGTCTGTGGAGCGCGCTGTCGGCGGCGCGCAAGCTCGACGAACTGCATCGCACGGATGAAGCCGAAGTCGCCATCGTCAATCCAGCGCCGTTTCACAGCGTGCGGGTGCGAAATTACGAGCAGCCGCTCGACCCAACGCTCGTGCAGCTCGACACCGTGCTCGGGCCGGCGGGCGTGCGGCTGATTCAGGCCAAAGCAACCGAGATCGACAGCGCGAATCGCCGCGTGAAGATCGAGCGCGATGGCGCATCCGAATCGCTGGACTACGACCGGCTGATTCTCGCCGCAGGCAGCGTGCTCGTGCGGCCGCCGATTCCGGGCCTCGATCGCTTTTCGTTCGATGTGGATACCTACGCGGGCGCGTGCAAGCTGCAGGCGCATCTGCTCACGCTGCCCGCACTGCCCGATACGCCCGGCCGATATACGGCGGTCGTGGTCGGCGCGGGCTTGACCGGCATCGAGCTGGCGGCGGAACTGCCCGCGCGTTTGCGCGAGATCGTCGCGGAGTGCGATCGCGACAAGGTGCGCGTCGTGCTCGCGGATCGCTCGGCGAAGATCGCGCAATCGATGGGCGGCGCGCAGCCCGTCATCGAAGGCGCGTTGAAGACGCTCGATGTCGAGGCGCGCTCCGGTGTGTCGCTGGCCTCGCTCGATGGCCAGAGCGTGACGCTTAACGACGGCGCCGCGAGCGAGCGCATCGAGGCCGCGACGGTCGTCTGGTGCGGCGGCATGCATGCGAACGCGCTGGCGGCGCAACTGCCCGTCGCGCTCGATCCGCTCGGACGCGTGCCGGTC includes:
- a CDS encoding DUF4148 domain-containing protein; translated protein: MNKFIGIAAVALAFAAPVASFAQSNQPLTRAEVRQQIVQLEKAGYNPGVISDSKYPADIQAAEARIAAQNGTAQSAFGGVTDGSAQSGARVNAVQSDVFPTFAHH
- a CDS encoding NAD(P)/FAD-dependent oxidoreductase: MNRILVIGAGFAGLWSALSAARKLDELHRTDEAEVAIVNPAPFHSVRVRNYEQPLDPTLVQLDTVLGPAGVRLIQAKATEIDSANRRVKIERDGASESLDYDRLILAAGSVLVRPPIPGLDRFSFDVDTYAGACKLQAHLLTLPALPDTPGRYTAVVVGAGLTGIELAAELPARLREIVAECDRDKVRVVLADRSAKIAQSMGGAQPVIEGALKTLDVEARSGVSLASLDGQSVTLNDGAASERIEAATVVWCGGMHANALAAQLPVALDPLGRVPVDAFLRAEGVPGVFAAGDCARVLIDGTRPSVMSCQHGRPMGRYAGNNAVCDLFGLEMLPLSIDWYTTICDLGPWGAVYTEGWDRKLVSEGETAKATKRTINGERIYPPKSGLREDILRAAAPVVQTPPPTEREERAE
- a CDS encoding CoA-acylating methylmalonate-semialdehyde dehydrogenase — encoded protein: MQAFNDTADVVHYIHGERTHGSATRTQPVFNPATGERPRKLVLGEAADVDAAVASAKAAFPAWRDMPPIRRARVMLKFLELMNKHRDELAAIITAEHGKVFSDAQGEVSRGIDVIEFACGIPQLLKGDYTEQVSTGIDNWTMRQPLGVVAGITPFNFPCMVPCWMFPVAIAAGNAFILKPSERDPSASLFMADLLKQAGLPDGIFNVVQGDKVVVDALLTHPQVRAISFVGSTPIANYIYETGAKHGKRVQALGGAKNHMVVMPDADIDQAVDALIGAGYGSAGERCMAISVAVLVGDVADKIVPRLAERAKQLKISNGMEADAEMGPIVTRAALERIEGYIAMGVDEGATLVVDGRGYKVPGHEDGFFTGGTLFDHVTPDMRIYKEEIFGPVLACVRAKDFSEAVELVNEHEFGNGVACYTRDGHIAREFGRRIEVGMVGINVPIPVPMAWHGFGGWKRSLFGDMHAYGEEGVRFYTKQKSIMQRWPESTEKGAEFAMPTAK
- a CDS encoding LysR family transcriptional regulator, with the translated sequence MDEQKIEGLWTHLHWLTVLAEQGSYTAAAARLNVSKAAMSQRIAELERAAGVPLVTRTTRSVRFTEAGRRLVDDTREQYERIASSFLSVKEMAGVARGLIRVTSPMAFSRQQMVPRMAGFLHAHPDVRVQLEASDRLSSIATEGFDLAVRHSAQVPDTHVAWKLCDTHSVIVATRAYLKRRGTPATPTDLATHDCLVYPRPQASSIWSFERKGGRKSSTGPYTLAVNGPFAANNSEVLRDAALDDLGIALLPDFTAQAAVQAGKLVVLLPDWRPVGAFADQLFVVRPYAPHVPRAVALFIGYLREAFAGGFPL